Proteins encoded by one window of Brevibacterium atlanticum:
- the htpX gene encoding zinc metalloprotease HtpX has translation MKNRFVKDNGLTMRMGWTIFLNGLIYVILILAIWWMFGQNIPGVIFAVVVSAGAFFFQWYFSDKIAMRAMGGREVTPEEAPELHTIVDRLCQLADSTKPRVAVSNSSIPNAFATGRSPERSVVCVTRGLLEKLDRDEVEVVLAHELSHVAHRDVTVMTIAGVTGVVAALMMRAGYYMSFGRSNNNNNGVPIQLLFILVGAVVYGISFVLIRALSRYRELAADRAAAILTGAPSTLASALTKLSGDMSKIPEKDLRSSASANHLALIPAISGKAAFGQLFSTHPSLEKRLEQLAKISAQLSRPE, from the coding sequence ATGAAGAACCGCTTCGTCAAGGACAACGGACTGACCATGCGGATGGGATGGACGATCTTCCTCAACGGGCTCATCTACGTCATCCTCATCCTCGCGATCTGGTGGATGTTCGGCCAGAACATCCCCGGCGTGATCTTCGCCGTCGTCGTCAGCGCCGGAGCGTTCTTCTTCCAGTGGTACTTCTCCGACAAGATCGCCATGCGAGCCATGGGCGGCAGGGAGGTCACCCCCGAGGAGGCTCCCGAGCTGCACACGATCGTCGACCGTCTCTGCCAGCTGGCCGACTCGACGAAGCCGCGAGTGGCGGTGTCGAATTCCTCGATCCCCAACGCCTTCGCCACCGGCCGCTCCCCCGAACGCTCGGTGGTGTGCGTGACCCGCGGTCTGCTCGAAAAGCTTGATCGCGACGAGGTCGAGGTCGTCCTCGCTCACGAACTCTCCCACGTCGCGCACCGTGACGTCACCGTGATGACCATCGCCGGAGTCACCGGTGTGGTCGCTGCGCTGATGATGCGCGCGGGCTACTACATGAGCTTCGGCCGGTCGAACAACAATAACAACGGCGTCCCGATCCAGCTGCTGTTCATCCTCGTCGGAGCCGTCGTCTACGGGATCTCGTTCGTCCTCATCCGTGCACTGTCCCGATACCGTGAACTCGCCGCCGACCGTGCCGCAGCGATCCTCACCGGTGCACCGTCGACCCTGGCCTCGGCGCTGACGAAGCTCAGCGGGGACATGAGCAAGATCCCGGAGAAGGATCTGCGCTCATCCGCCTCGGCGAATCATCTGGCCCTCATCCCGGCCATCAGCGGCAAGGCGGCCTTCGGTCAGCTCTTCTCCACCCACCCCTCGCTCGAGAAGCGACTCGAGCAGCTGGCGAAGATCTCTGCACAGCTCTCGCGCCCCGAATGA
- the groL gene encoding chaperonin GroEL (60 kDa chaperone family; promotes refolding of misfolded polypeptides especially under stressful conditions; forms two stacked rings of heptamers to form a barrel-shaped 14mer; ends can be capped by GroES; misfolded proteins enter the barrel where they are refolded when GroES binds): MAKMIAFDEEARRGLEAGLNQLADAVKVTLGPRGRNVVLEKQWGAPTITNDGVSIAKEIELEDPYEKIGAELVKEVAKKTDDVAGDGTTTATVLAQALVREGLRNVAAGADPLSLKRGIEKAVEAVTGVLLNNAIDIETKEQIAATAGISAGDPAIGELIAEAIDKVGKEGVVTVEESNTFGLELELTEGMRFDKGYISGYFVTDTDRQEAVLEDPYILIVNSKISNVKDLLPVLEKVQQSNKPLFIIAEDVEGEALAVLVLNKLKGTFKSVAVKAPGFGDRRKAQLADIAILTGGQVVSEEVGLKLDSVTTDLLGTARKVVITKDETTIVEGAGDAEEIAGRVAQIRAEIENSDSDYDREKLQERLAKLAGGVAVIKAGAATEVELKETKHRIEDAVRNAKAAVEEGIVAGGGVALIQAGKAAFGDLALEGDEATGANIVKVAIEAPLKQIATNAGLEAGVVADKVANLEPGFGLNAATGDYEDLLAAGINDPVKVTRSALQNAASIAGLFLTTESVVADKPEKAAAGADAAAGMDGMGGMGGMGF; this comes from the coding sequence ATGGCAAAGATGATTGCATTCGACGAAGAAGCTCGTCGGGGACTCGAAGCTGGCCTCAACCAGCTCGCGGACGCGGTCAAGGTGACCCTTGGACCCCGCGGTCGCAATGTCGTGCTCGAAAAGCAGTGGGGCGCACCGACCATCACCAACGATGGCGTCTCGATTGCCAAGGAGATCGAACTCGAGGACCCCTACGAGAAGATCGGCGCCGAACTCGTCAAGGAAGTCGCCAAGAAGACTGACGACGTCGCAGGCGACGGAACCACCACCGCTACCGTGCTCGCACAGGCTCTCGTCCGCGAAGGCCTGCGCAACGTGGCAGCCGGTGCTGATCCGCTCAGCCTCAAGCGCGGCATCGAGAAGGCAGTGGAAGCTGTCACGGGTGTCCTGCTGAACAACGCCATCGACATCGAGACCAAGGAACAGATCGCCGCCACCGCAGGCATCTCCGCTGGAGATCCCGCTATCGGTGAACTGATCGCCGAGGCCATCGACAAGGTCGGCAAGGAAGGCGTCGTCACCGTCGAGGAGTCCAACACCTTCGGACTCGAGCTCGAGCTGACCGAGGGTATGCGCTTCGACAAGGGCTACATCTCCGGTTACTTCGTCACCGACACCGATCGCCAGGAAGCTGTCCTTGAGGATCCGTACATCCTCATCGTCAACTCCAAGATCTCGAACGTGAAGGACCTGCTGCCCGTCCTCGAGAAGGTCCAGCAGTCCAACAAGCCGCTGTTCATCATCGCTGAAGACGTCGAGGGCGAAGCCCTGGCCGTCCTGGTGCTCAACAAGCTCAAGGGCACCTTCAAGTCCGTGGCCGTCAAGGCACCGGGCTTCGGCGACCGCCGTAAGGCGCAGCTGGCCGACATCGCCATCCTCACCGGTGGCCAGGTCGTGTCCGAGGAAGTCGGGCTCAAGCTCGACAGCGTGACCACCGATCTGCTGGGAACCGCCCGCAAGGTCGTCATCACCAAGGACGAGACCACCATCGTCGAGGGCGCAGGAGACGCCGAGGAGATCGCCGGAAGGGTCGCTCAGATCCGCGCCGAGATCGAGAACTCGGACTCCGACTACGACCGTGAGAAGCTGCAGGAGCGCCTGGCCAAGCTGGCCGGCGGTGTCGCAGTCATCAAGGCCGGAGCCGCCACCGAGGTTGAGCTCAAGGAAACCAAGCACCGCATCGAAGATGCTGTGCGCAACGCCAAGGCTGCTGTGGAAGAGGGAATCGTCGCCGGTGGCGGCGTCGCCCTGATCCAGGCGGGCAAGGCTGCCTTCGGAGACCTCGCACTCGAGGGAGACGAGGCAACCGGTGCGAACATCGTCAAGGTCGCCATCGAAGCCCCGCTCAAGCAGATCGCCACGAACGCCGGCCTCGAAGCCGGTGTGGTCGCCGACAAGGTCGCGAACCTCGAGCCCGGATTCGGCCTCAACGCCGCAACCGGTGACTACGAGGACCTGCTGGCCGCCGGCATCAACGACCCGGTCAAGGTGACCCGCTCTGCCCTGCAGAACGCCGCCTCGATCGCCGGTCTGTTCCTCACCACCGAGTCGGTCGTCGCCGACAAGCCCGAAAAGGCCGCAGCAGGTGCAGACGCAGCTGCCGGCATGGACGGCATGGGTGGAATGGGCGGCATGGGCTTCTGA
- a CDS encoding LytR C-terminal domain-containing protein: MTDEFDEIEPGRRSGAHRQESAASSNIGAISLVIVLALVAVLLVVAAINIIFSSMGNPESKVADPPASESASSEPSPSESEVNVADDSITVDVLNGSGVSGAAKKFSEAVEDKGWKLGQVGNYSTNLTDSTVYYNGADNASQAKLVAKSLGISATEASSDFDADVTVVICSDIADRGPESGGESTEGADSSDG, translated from the coding sequence ATGACCGACGAATTCGACGAGATCGAGCCCGGCCGGCGCAGCGGCGCCCATCGACAGGAATCCGCAGCGTCGTCGAACATCGGTGCCATCTCTCTGGTCATCGTGCTCGCGCTGGTCGCGGTCCTGCTCGTCGTGGCCGCCATCAACATCATCTTCTCCTCGATGGGCAATCCCGAGTCGAAGGTCGCCGACCCGCCGGCCTCGGAGTCCGCATCATCTGAGCCCTCGCCGAGCGAGAGTGAAGTCAACGTCGCCGACGATTCGATCACCGTCGATGTCCTCAACGGCTCCGGCGTCTCCGGTGCTGCCAAGAAATTCTCCGAGGCGGTCGAAGACAAGGGCTGGAAGCTCGGCCAGGTCGGCAACTACTCGACGAATCTCACCGACTCGACCGTGTACTACAACGGCGCGGACAACGCTTCACAGGCCAAACTCGTCGCGAAGTCGCTGGGGATCTCGGCCACCGAAGCCTCCTCGGACTTCGACGCCGACGTCACGGTGGTCATCTGCTCGGACATCGCCGACCGCGGTCCCGAATCAGGTGGAGAAAGCACGGAGGGCGCAGACTCCTCCGACGGATGA
- a CDS encoding WXG100 family type VII secretion target produces the protein MSFEVDAERVQSAASTAAGTSRNLVSESDTMMRNLLALQECWRGAAAQNFQAVINQWKDAQRQLIESLDTVHGALTTAARQYTEVEAANSRLFAP, from the coding sequence ATGAGTTTCGAAGTCGACGCCGAACGCGTCCAGTCCGCCGCCAGCACCGCAGCCGGAACATCACGCAATCTCGTCTCCGAGTCCGACACGATGATGCGCAACCTGCTCGCACTGCAGGAATGCTGGCGCGGAGCCGCAGCACAGAACTTCCAGGCCGTCATCAACCAGTGGAAGGATGCGCAGAGACAGCTCATCGAATCCCTCGACACGGTCCACGGGGCACTGACGACCGCGGCCCGGCAATACACCGAGGTCGAAGCCGCGAACTCGCGTCTCTTCGCACCCTGA
- the pspAB gene encoding PspA-associated protein PspAB, with protein MGFFDALLGRTKPKRANLDDLFALPPAALTLQAATGFTPTGVGAVAFRQVEGAAFQSAESESVALISSDPSASVRQENDGYGFTWQVVADANAEVVNLVTNIHAVNSALVSQGFDTMLLCTTVYFVHPDGRRMALVYQYKRGTFYPFVQAGPKQRDNPLEIQVKGVLSGELPFEEDTSNWSALWDAPGMNDTPGAAELR; from the coding sequence ATGGGTTTCTTCGACGCACTGCTCGGCCGCACCAAGCCGAAACGGGCCAACCTCGACGACCTCTTCGCCCTACCGCCTGCCGCACTGACGCTGCAGGCCGCCACCGGCTTCACCCCGACCGGCGTCGGCGCCGTCGCCTTCCGCCAGGTGGAAGGGGCCGCCTTCCAGTCGGCCGAGTCCGAGAGCGTCGCCCTCATCAGCTCCGACCCGTCCGCCTCGGTGCGGCAGGAGAACGACGGCTACGGGTTCACCTGGCAGGTCGTCGCCGATGCGAACGCCGAGGTGGTCAACCTCGTCACGAACATCCACGCCGTGAACTCGGCGCTGGTCAGTCAGGGGTTCGACACGATGCTGCTGTGCACCACCGTGTACTTCGTCCATCCCGACGGGCGGCGCATGGCACTGGTCTACCAGTACAAACGCGGCACCTTCTACCCGTTCGTGCAGGCGGGTCCGAAGCAGCGGGACAATCCGCTCGAGATCCAGGTCAAGGGAGTCCTGTCCGGTGAGCTGCCGTTCGAGGAGGACACCTCGAACTGGTCGGCTCTGTGGGACGCTCCCGGCATGAACGACACTCCGGGAGCTGCCGAACTGCGGTGA
- a CDS encoding TSUP family transporter, which yields MEPVVVLILFAVFLGALSQRVTGMGFGLVSGPFLVLLLDPYSGIILVNICGIVASASVFARTFAEVEWRSFRHLALGAVLGTIPGALLASALPTAPLQILIGLLIIVSLISSLALGRLGRRMPANFGTRFGAGALSGAMSAAAGAGGPAVSAYAVLTDWEQRSFAATLQPFLVVGTASAVVAKVIVHGGVWPDLSIGTWIGLVLVLVAGLIGGDRLSRRIDASLARIGMLVLAFGGGVAALVKGASALV from the coding sequence GTGGAACCCGTGGTCGTGCTCATCCTCTTCGCCGTGTTCCTCGGGGCGCTGTCCCAGCGCGTCACCGGAATGGGGTTCGGCCTGGTCAGCGGCCCTTTCCTCGTCCTCCTCCTCGACCCGTACAGCGGGATCATCCTCGTCAACATCTGCGGGATCGTCGCCTCCGCGTCCGTCTTCGCCCGCACCTTCGCCGAGGTGGAATGGCGGTCGTTCCGCCACCTGGCCCTGGGTGCGGTGTTGGGGACGATTCCCGGTGCGCTCCTCGCCTCCGCGCTGCCGACCGCGCCGCTGCAGATCCTCATCGGACTGCTCATCATCGTCTCACTCATCAGCTCCCTGGCCCTCGGTCGCCTCGGCCGCAGGATGCCGGCGAACTTCGGCACACGATTCGGCGCCGGTGCGCTCTCGGGGGCAATGTCGGCGGCTGCGGGAGCTGGGGGACCGGCCGTCAGCGCCTACGCGGTGCTCACGGACTGGGAGCAGCGGTCCTTCGCAGCCACCCTGCAGCCGTTCCTCGTCGTGGGGACCGCCTCGGCGGTGGTGGCGAAGGTGATCGTCCACGGTGGGGTGTGGCCTGACCTGTCGATCGGCACGTGGATCGGTCTGGTCCTCGTCCTCGTGGCGGGACTGATCGGAGGGGATCGGCTGTCCCGGCGCATCGACGCTTCGCTCGCACGGATCGGTATGCTCGTCCTTGCCTTCGGCGGGGGAGTCGCGGCACTCGTCAAGGGAGCTTCGGCGCTGGTGTGA
- a CDS encoding DUF1707 SHOCT-like domain-containing protein, protein MNARPLWSRFSADPRSHGQVRASDADRAIISDVLSEAYALGQLDVEEFDERTEAAAKVKTLGEVPVLIEDLVLADPSEVEPDELDDAGRAQALARLEADRVPITPEQIDAAAQHYYRDRVRRAALGLIAGPGGITVAIWAFTSIARGDFIFFWPIFVIIPMLLGFFSRIGHKQETIRERKRELTRRARAHLGDAEAKRELEKAEQSADDYESDYGRGLQPPHPSHPPYSPGQISRRDERRRRREGRRNHRDNPWD, encoded by the coding sequence ATGAACGCTCGTCCCCTCTGGTCGCGATTCAGCGCCGATCCGCGATCGCACGGACAGGTCCGTGCCTCCGACGCCGACCGTGCGATCATCTCCGATGTGCTCTCGGAGGCGTATGCGCTCGGTCAGCTCGACGTGGAGGAATTCGACGAACGCACCGAGGCGGCTGCGAAGGTCAAGACCCTCGGCGAGGTCCCAGTGCTGATCGAGGACCTCGTCCTCGCCGACCCGTCCGAGGTCGAACCGGACGAGCTCGATGATGCCGGCCGCGCGCAGGCTCTGGCCCGGCTCGAGGCCGACCGTGTTCCGATCACGCCTGAGCAGATCGACGCCGCGGCACAGCATTACTACCGGGATCGAGTGCGCCGGGCGGCACTCGGCCTCATCGCCGGCCCCGGTGGAATCACCGTGGCCATCTGGGCGTTCACCTCGATCGCTCGCGGAGACTTCATCTTCTTCTGGCCGATCTTCGTCATCATTCCGATGTTGCTGGGATTCTTCTCTCGCATCGGTCACAAGCAGGAGACGATCCGAGAGCGCAAGCGGGAGCTCACACGCAGGGCCAGGGCCCACCTCGGCGATGCGGAGGCCAAACGCGAACTCGAGAAGGCCGAACAGTCGGCCGATGACTACGAGTCCGATTACGGCAGAGGACTGCAGCCGCCGCATCCATCTCACCCGCCGTATTCGCCCGGTCAGATCTCCCGACGGGACGAGCGGCGCAGGCGCCGAGAGGGCCGTCGCAACCACCGCGACAACCCCTGGGACTGA
- a CDS encoding cold-shock protein produces the protein MAQGTVKWFNAEKGYGFITLEGDNQDVFVHWSAIQMDGYRSLEEGQQVQFEVGEGQKGPQAESVTLL, from the coding sequence ATGGCACAAGGTACCGTCAAGTGGTTCAACGCTGAAAAGGGCTATGGATTCATCACCCTCGAAGGCGACAACCAGGACGTGTTCGTTCACTGGAGCGCAATCCAGATGGACGGCTACCGCTCTCTCGAAGAGGGCCAGCAGGTTCAGTTCGAAGTCGGAGAAGGACAAAAGGGTCCTCAGGCGGAGTCCGTCACCCTCCTCTGA
- a CDS encoding uracil-DNA glycosylase encodes MTSTPPMTEIMSPDWAEALAGVEDRIHAMGDFLRAELAAGREYLPTGSNVFRAFAEPLAEVKVLIVGQDPYPTPGHPIGLSFAVDPEVRPLPRSLGNIYKELEADLGIAPAAHGDLRAWSRQGVMLLNRALTVAPGQPASHRGKGWEEITERAITALTERDQPLVAILWGRDARNLAPLLTSGTAEVAIIESPHPSPLSASRGFFGSRPFSRVNELLGQKGIAPIDWALPPQG; translated from the coding sequence ATGACGTCGACGCCTCCGATGACCGAAATCATGTCCCCCGATTGGGCCGAGGCCCTGGCCGGGGTCGAGGACCGTATCCATGCGATGGGCGATTTCCTCCGCGCCGAACTCGCCGCCGGCCGCGAGTACCTTCCCACCGGGTCGAATGTGTTCCGCGCCTTCGCCGAACCGCTCGCCGAGGTGAAGGTCCTCATCGTCGGTCAGGATCCCTACCCGACGCCGGGGCATCCGATCGGCCTGTCGTTCGCCGTCGACCCTGAGGTCCGTCCACTCCCCCGATCGCTGGGCAACATCTATAAGGAGCTCGAGGCCGATCTCGGCATCGCCCCGGCCGCCCATGGAGATCTGCGTGCGTGGTCACGGCAGGGAGTGATGCTGCTCAACCGGGCACTCACCGTCGCCCCGGGCCAACCGGCCTCCCACCGCGGCAAGGGCTGGGAGGAGATCACCGAACGCGCGATCACAGCGCTGACCGAACGGGATCAGCCCCTCGTCGCGATCCTCTGGGGCAGGGATGCCCGCAATCTCGCACCGCTGCTGACATCGGGCACCGCCGAGGTGGCCATCATCGAATCCCCGCACCCGTCACCGTTGTCGGCCAGCCGCGGGTTCTTCGGCTCCCGCCCGTTCTCACGGGTCAATGAGCTGCTCGGGCAGAAGGGGATCGCGCCCATCGACTGGGCGCTGCCGCCGCAGGGCTGA
- a CDS encoding aldehyde dehydrogenase family protein: MSDFPEAKNWKMLIGGEWVDAADGDTTDVITPIDRNVVIAKVPNGKEADADRAVKAARKAFPEWAAVPFKERQKKLLACADALEAASEELAQLTAIDTGNAIRTQARPETITLADLFRYMGGVAGEVKGNTLPAGDGQLQYTKRVPLGVVAGILPWNSPLMIAAFKTPAALAAGNTIVLKCAEDAPLTILKMAEIIADILPAGVLNVVTGKGSVIGEALNVHPDVDKVSFTGSTSVGRHVAEVAGGRLAHSSMELGGKSPNIIFPDSNDDDTLQQVLLSTRFARQGQSCTMGSRLFLHEDIYDDFLAKLVDAVSKMKVGDPRDEDSDIGCIINQKQYDQVASYIEMGKSMDGVEIAYDGSDSLEVGEPGFYHAPVIFSKAKNDWQTSREEIFGPVLSVIPWKDIDEVIDMANDSDFGLAAFVFTKNVDAALTMANRIESGWVQVNQGGGQLAGQSYGGMKTSGFGREASLEGMLEGFTQIKQVNIRIR; the protein is encoded by the coding sequence ATGTCGGATTTCCCCGAGGCCAAGAACTGGAAGATGCTCATCGGCGGCGAGTGGGTCGATGCCGCTGACGGCGACACCACCGATGTCATCACCCCGATCGACCGAAACGTCGTCATCGCGAAGGTGCCCAACGGCAAGGAGGCCGACGCCGATCGTGCCGTCAAGGCCGCGCGGAAGGCCTTCCCCGAGTGGGCGGCTGTGCCATTCAAGGAACGCCAGAAGAAGCTGCTGGCCTGCGCGGATGCGCTCGAAGCCGCCTCGGAGGAGCTGGCCCAGCTGACCGCGATCGACACCGGAAACGCGATCCGCACGCAGGCCCGCCCCGAGACCATCACCCTGGCCGACCTGTTCCGCTACATGGGCGGCGTCGCCGGAGAGGTCAAGGGCAACACTCTGCCCGCCGGTGACGGACAGCTCCAATACACCAAGCGCGTGCCGCTCGGGGTCGTCGCCGGCATCCTGCCGTGGAACTCCCCGCTGATGATCGCGGCGTTCAAGACCCCTGCCGCGCTCGCAGCCGGCAACACCATTGTTCTCAAGTGCGCCGAGGATGCGCCGCTGACCATCCTCAAGATGGCCGAGATCATCGCCGACATCCTCCCCGCCGGCGTGCTCAACGTCGTCACCGGCAAGGGCTCGGTCATCGGTGAGGCCCTCAACGTCCACCCGGACGTCGACAAGGTCTCGTTCACCGGTTCGACGAGCGTCGGTCGTCACGTCGCCGAGGTGGCCGGCGGCCGCCTCGCACATTCGTCGATGGAGCTCGGCGGCAAGTCCCCGAACATCATCTTCCCCGACTCGAACGACGACGACACCCTCCAGCAGGTGCTGCTGTCGACCCGATTCGCCCGCCAGGGACAGTCCTGCACGATGGGCTCGCGGCTCTTCCTCCACGAGGACATCTACGACGACTTCCTCGCCAAGCTCGTCGATGCCGTGTCGAAGATGAAGGTCGGCGACCCCCGCGATGAGGACTCCGACATCGGCTGCATCATCAACCAGAAGCAGTACGACCAGGTTGCGTCCTACATCGAGATGGGCAAGTCGATGGACGGCGTCGAGATCGCCTACGACGGCTCCGATTCCCTCGAAGTCGGCGAACCCGGCTTCTACCACGCACCCGTGATCTTCTCGAAGGCGAAGAACGACTGGCAGACCAGCCGCGAAGAGATCTTCGGCCCCGTCCTCTCGGTCATCCCGTGGAAGGACATCGACGAGGTCATCGACATGGCCAACGATTCCGACTTCGGCCTCGCCGCCTTCGTCTTCACGAAGAACGTCGACGCGGCACTGACCATGGCCAACCGCATCGAGTCCGGCTGGGTCCAGGTCAACCAGGGCGGCGGCCAGCTCGCCGGCCAGTCCTACGGCGGCATGAAGACCTCCGGCTTCGGCCGCGAAGCCTCGCTCGAGGGCATGCTCGAGGGCTTCACCCAGATCAAACAGGTCAACATCCGCATCCGCTGA
- a CDS encoding RNA-binding S4 domain-containing protein has protein sequence METIEIRGESIKLGQLLKLHGVAEHGAMAKDMIADGEVTVNGAVETRRGATIRPGDRIEALGEAFEVAAEQG, from the coding sequence ATGGAGACGATCGAGATCCGCGGCGAGTCGATCAAGCTCGGTCAGCTGCTCAAACTCCACGGTGTGGCCGAACACGGCGCCATGGCCAAGGACATGATCGCCGACGGTGAGGTCACCGTCAACGGCGCGGTCGAAACCCGCCGAGGTGCGACGATCCGTCCCGGCGACCGAATCGAGGCTCTCGGCGAAGCCTTCGAGGTAGCCGCCGAGCAGGGCTGA
- a CDS encoding DUF3263 domain-containing protein — protein sequence MPPNNDTSELSELEVAVLEFERRWWKYGGAKDHAIRERFDMSATSYFQILNSLLDNPAALASDPMLVKRLRRIRTTRQSERAQARVSR from the coding sequence ATGCCGCCGAACAACGACACCTCAGAACTGAGCGAGCTCGAGGTGGCCGTTCTCGAATTCGAGCGGCGGTGGTGGAAATACGGTGGAGCCAAGGATCACGCGATCCGTGAGCGCTTCGACATGTCGGCCACCAGCTACTTCCAGATACTGAACTCGCTTCTGGACAACCCTGCCGCTCTGGCCAGCGATCCGATGCTGGTCAAGCGCCTTCGCCGGATCCGCACCACGCGGCAGAGCGAGCGCGCCCAAGCCCGCGTCTCGAGGTAG
- the pspAA gene encoding PspA-associated protein PspAA, whose protein sequence is MIIRIMGEGQFDVAHVDQDLLQKYDNQVEDAVNAGDEEAARTALSGLHEYVTANGQPVADDYLGSSDVVIPFVDATLAEIAELLTGEGFIPDPA, encoded by the coding sequence ATGATCATCCGCATCATGGGCGAAGGACAGTTCGACGTCGCCCACGTCGACCAGGACCTGCTGCAGAAGTATGACAACCAGGTCGAGGACGCGGTGAACGCCGGGGACGAGGAAGCGGCCCGCACCGCGCTGAGCGGCCTGCATGAGTACGTCACGGCCAATGGCCAACCGGTCGCCGATGACTACCTCGGCTCCTCCGATGTGGTCATCCCGTTCGTCGATGCCACCTTGGCCGAGATCGCCGAACTGCTCACGGGCGAGGGCTTCATCCCCGACCCGGCCTGA
- a CDS encoding PspA/IM30 family protein, whose amino-acid sequence MSIFQRIATIFGAKANKALDKAENPNETLDYSYQKQLELLQKVRRGVADVATSRKRLELQINQLEQQQNKLSGQAQKAMEIGREDLAREALTRKSGLTQQITDLQSQHEGLQGEEQKLTLASQRLQAKVDAFRTKKETLKATYNAADAQTKIGEAFSGISEELGDVGLAVQRAEDKTASLQARAGAVDELLASGALDDVTGTQKDDITAQLDSLSSDNDVEMELQRMRESLPAGSEKQDQKSLEGEDQQ is encoded by the coding sequence ATGAGTATCTTCCAACGGATCGCGACGATCTTCGGTGCCAAGGCCAACAAGGCCCTGGACAAGGCCGAGAACCCCAACGAAACCCTTGACTATTCGTACCAGAAACAGCTCGAGCTGCTGCAGAAGGTCCGCCGCGGTGTTGCCGATGTCGCCACCAGTCGCAAGCGTCTCGAGCTGCAGATCAACCAGCTCGAACAGCAGCAGAACAAGCTGTCCGGTCAGGCGCAGAAGGCCATGGAGATCGGTCGTGAGGATCTCGCTCGCGAAGCACTGACCCGCAAGTCCGGGCTCACCCAGCAGATCACCGATCTGCAGAGCCAGCACGAAGGACTGCAGGGCGAAGAGCAGAAGCTCACCCTCGCCTCGCAGCGCCTCCAGGCCAAGGTCGATGCCTTCCGCACCAAGAAGGAGACCCTCAAGGCCACCTACAACGCCGCCGACGCACAGACCAAGATCGGCGAAGCGTTCTCGGGCATCTCCGAAGAGCTCGGCGACGTCGGACTCGCCGTCCAGCGTGCCGAGGACAAGACCGCTTCCCTGCAGGCACGTGCCGGTGCCGTCGACGAACTCCTCGCCTCCGGTGCCCTCGACGATGTCACGGGTACCCAGAAAGACGACATCACCGCACAGCTCGACTCCCTCTCCAGCGACAACGACGTGGAGATGGAACTGCAGCGGATGCGCGAGTCCCTGCCGGCCGGCTCCGAGAAGCAGGACCAGAAGTCGCTCGAAGGCGAGGATCAGCAATGA